In Cicer arietinum cultivar CDC Frontier isolate Library 1 chromosome 7, Cicar.CDCFrontier_v2.0, whole genome shotgun sequence, the genomic window aatacccttatataaaaataataaaaaatataagtaaacatctttttataaaatataaacaattatttaaacGCCTTTAAACCCTTCATTGTattgaaaaatatcaatattattatattaatttttattttaaatttaatattatatatgttaattatgattgaatataccatattttttaagatgagaaaagaaaaataaaataaacaattaaacaaaTGAAATAAGAAGAGAGGAAAAGATTCATAAGGTGCAATTGCGGACCAGTTGCTTCATTGGTGAGAAAAACTCAAATGAGATTGTTTGCAACGTCAGATTGATCTGACAGTCTATAATAAGCCAAAGTCACTCTTCCTTTTCCGCACAAAAGGCAGAGGATCCGTTTCTGGTTAATAgcctgtaaaaaaaaaaggttaataatatatactgagaaaaaaatcatacaaaaaatcacaGTGGAAAATGCTAGATTTGGAGTGTAACAGATTAATCAATCTGATTTCATTAATTTAATCTTCAGATTCAGAGGAGAAGAAGCTTCATCAACTAAACATTGGAAGCGATCGTCATCACAATAATCACCACCGACATGCCTGTAAGTTGATAGATCTGCTTCAGATGAACACATTTATAGGGTTTTTCTTTGATCTAATTAAATCCCATTGTGATTCAGATTAGAAGTTTAATAGAAGTGGAGCCTCCAAGTCCACTCAGATACCTAATCGGAGCCGCCGTAATGATGATCGGAGTTGTTTTACCGGTCGGTTACATGATGTTCCGAAATAAGCGCGTTCCTTCCTCTTCCTCCTACACCAAACAGACGTAGGTGTGCCCTTTCTTTTTTCAATTcctattattttttcatcacatacatctcaaatcaattaaacatttatttataattaatgttCATGTTTGGCATTTAAAATTAGCAAATTGTTTAAGATGTAGAAGTTGAAattgtttgtgtgtgtgtgtgtgttgtcTTAAATTTTTGCCCTTATTATATAAAAGTTTACTACTTTTGCCtcattcaattatattatttttcactcaatcttcatttaatttaaaatatttaacattaattattaaatatttgacaatttaataaatttaacttgtgttttacataaatttttttaaaataattatatttaactatatttCTCAATGGatgcaaaaataatttattttcttataataataaccttatacttatattttttttatactattaatttttatcagttaacaaataaatacccttatataaaaataataaaaaatataagtaaacatctttttataaaatataaacaattatttaaacGCCTTTAAACCCTTCATTGTattgaaaaatatcaatattattatattaatttttattttaaatttaatattatatatgttaattatgattgaatataccatattttttaagatgagaaaagaaaaataaaataaacaattaaacaaaTGAAATAAGAAGAGAGGAAAAGATTCATAAGGTGCAATTGCGGACCAGTTGCTTCATTGGTGAGAAAAACTCAAATGAGATTGTTTGCAACGTCAGATTGATCTGACAGTCTATAATAAGCCAAAGTCACTCTTCCTTTTCCGCACAAAAGGCAGAGGATCCGTTTCTGGTTAATAgcctgtaaaaaaaaaaggttaataatatatactgagaaaaaaatcatacaaaaaatcacaGTGGAAAATGCTAGATTTGGAGTGTAACAGATTAATCAATCTGATTTCATTAATTTAATCTTCAGATTCAGAGGAGAAGAAGCTTCATCAACTAAACATTGGAAGCGATCGTCATCACAATAATCACCACCGACATGCCTGTAAGTTGATAGATCTGCTTCAGATGAACACATTTATAGGGTTTTTCTTTGATCTAATTAAATCCCATTGTGATTCAGATTAGAAGTTTAATAGAAGTGGAGCCTCCAAGTCCACTCAGATACCTAATCGGAGCCGCCGTAATGATGATCGGAGTTGTTTTACCGGTCGGTTACATGATGTTCCGAAATAAGCGCGTTCCTTCCTCTTCCTCCTACACCAAACAGACGTAGGTGTGCCCTTTCTTTTTTCAATTcctattattttttcatcacatacatctcaaatcaattaaacatttatttataattaatgttCATGTTTGGCATTTAAAATTAGCAAATTGTTTAAGATGTAGAAGTTGAAattgtttgtgtgtgtgtgtgtgttttaaTGTGAAATTGTGCATTGCTGGTATTTCAGGAACAAGGTTTTGATATAGAGATGATGATAATGGTAGTGGCGGTGATAGTGATGAGGTGAGAGGACTCCGATTTAGTTGATTTGGGTTTGTCATTAGCTATGTTTGGAGGAAATGCTTGATTAGGTTATAGAGGCTTTGACAGATCTATCATTTGTTCAATTGTAAAAATGCATTGACATTCCAAATCACCTAACTGGTTGTTAACCTTATTATGAACTCTGTATACATGCCATTGTCTTTCCATTTTTTTACTTATGGAGTTCAATGTTGTGCACCTTACTCCTTTTACTAGTATTGAAATTTTCAACatacaaatgatattttattttcattttaagcaAGAAGAAAGGCTTCCTCAGTCCTGACTGTTTCcagtttgatttgttttttcaaaattaaatcattGCCATTTCACTCATTTGGTCGTGTTGTGAGGATATTGAAATCTCATATATTAGCTAGAGAAATGGATCTTGGAGTTGGGCTGTTATCTTTCAagtatatgaattattttcagTTACTGGTTTTTCACTGGATTTCATATAAAGGTAACCCATGTTGTTGAAAGTTTTATCTTATGGATGTATTGTAAGAAATTTTTGTAACGTTTTTAGTACAATAAGTCTAGTAAGCAGTAACTAAATCATTTCATTAGTGTCAAACTGTCAATGCTGTTTTATCCGTGTGTGGGTATAACAAGAACAGTTATGATAAATTTAGTAGGATCATGTTTTCATGGGTTATGTGGAGGAGCAAATGTGAAGGACATGAAGGTGGAGAGCAATGTCAGTTCTTGGCCTTTGGGCTGGTGAATGGTGATAGAGTATATTTGACAGAATATTTGAAAGTGCCCTTAAGAATTAGAGGTGTCAATAAGCCTCTGAGTCCACAGAATGATCCACTAAATCCTTCATAATATTAATGGTGTGGCAGATCTGCATGACATGGGGTCTGCCATGTATTTGCAATTCCCAGTCATCTATTTTTTGTGTTGTTCCTCAAACTCAAATATTGAAGCTGTCTCTCCAAAGCTACACTACACCATGCTCATGCAGATCTGCTGCAAAACTGTTCAAGCCTCAACCGCTGGTGATCTTGTTGGCGGTAGAGGTGGACCAAAGTTTCTCCATTGCCGGTAGAGGTCATGTTCGCTGTGTTTTATTCAGTGTGGTGTTACCTGTTGTAGACATGTAGCTCATACTTTTGTATTCCCTTGCTTTCATTGATACACTCTGTTATGACTTGGTTTAGCACCCTCACTTTGTATGCTCCATTTTTATGACTGAATGTGTTTTGTTATCAACATTTCTCAAAACAACTTATCTTTTATCAGTTTCAAGGTAAATTGGCTTCTTTTTAAATCAGGTCTAGGTAATCCCAATTAGTGTCCTTTTAGTTTGGTTAGTTGTTTCCTTGTTGTTGAcatgatgtttaattactaaagAGGTGAGaacaaaagtttttaatttgaagCTTATTAGCTAACACAGCAGATTGCTTGTTTCTTGCTGCATAAGCAGTAACCAATCTTCAGACTATTTCAACATGCTTACTGCAGTTTGGAAATCCATTGCAAACACCGCTTAGTATCTTGATCATAGCGATTACAGTGAAATTATGTAATAAAGTTTTTGTTAGCCGGTGATCTGCTAATCAAAGGATAGATCTGGGATTTCTACAGCTCAGTGAATATGCTAAGGTTTATTTTAATATCGGTAGCTTCTTTTTCCATCTACCAATGTCctcaaaattaatcaatttagatgtgtattttgataaaaaaaaaaaaaaactaaaaatagatTGACTCATTCGAAAATGTTCCAAACACACGATtagtaaaatcaattttcaagTAATGAGAGATAATTGCCTTACTATCACTAACCGCACACCCACTTGCAACAATTTTCAAGTAATGAGAGATAATTTCCTAACTATCACTAACCACACGCCTAATTGCAACGATTTTCAAGTAACGAGAGATAATTTCCTGGCTGTGAATAACTTCACAATGTAAAAGAGATGCATCACACCTTCTATTACAAGTGTCACATTTGAAATTATTAtcgttttaaaatttatatatatttattaactttttctATAAGTGTAGTGCTATTTGTTACTAAGAGTAACTTGTAAGAAGCATGCaaatgtgtaatttttttttctctctttacagTTTTTGAATACTTCCTGTATTTGACAAAATTCATAATTAAGTgttataagaaaatatatttgtttagtttttaggaagagaaataaaattgtCATGATAAAAATGTCACAAATTCAACTATTTTCgttaaacaaaaatttcaactattctacccaacaaaataaaaattaattgtaattttttttaagaaactaCTCGGCTTGTACTATTTTCAACCACTTAAATAGATAATCACTAGTATTTCATTAAGAGATATGAATTAATACTAATGAGAATGAGAGGTTAATAATACGAAGTTGCCTAAAAAAAGATGATAACGTCAAATAAGCcataatttattgaaaatgttgctaaaaataaaataaaaaatggataaggagaaatatgaaaaaaaagacAATGGATGGAGTGAGTGTATGTTTGCAGACGTGGGTATTTGTCGGATACggaacaaacaaaacaaatgaaatttcagatattattttttgagaAGAAACCATAGAAGACGAAGACGTTGAAGAGTGAGTGTTGTTGAATtagaagaataaaaataaaaataaaaataaaaatcgatGGAGAGTGGAAGAAGAGTAGTAAAGTATGGAATAATAGGAGTTGGAATGATGGGAAGGGAACATCTCATTAATTTGTATCATCTTCGCAGTGAAGCTGTTGCTGTGGTTGCCATTGCTGACCCTCACCTTCCTTCTCAACAACTCGCTCTCAATTTAGCACAATCCTTTCATTGGCCTCTTAAGGTAtcatcaatcttcaacttctacTAAACTTTTTTCACTATTTTTGATACTAATCATCTTTTGAAATCATGACACAGATGGAAAATTACATGAGACTTTTGTAAATTAAAGTGAAAAAACAGGaattattttctcaaataaatAATGGACCTAATAATTAGATAATTGATAACCTTTTCTCCTTGTCATTTGttagttagttttatttttgtcatagTTTGATAAGGGATATTGAGAGTTATTCATGCTATATATAATATCTCATTTGTAATCTTTTGTTCAACCAATGAATGTGGTTATTTAGAAATATCCTCTTTTACTTGTTCAGTAATATTATTCTATATGCAATTATTTGGTGAGatatatgaatgaatgaatttgtGATTTGTGAAGGTTTTCTCAGGTCACCAAGAGTTGTTGGACAGTGGACTATGTGATGTTTTAGTGGTATCTACTCCTAACATGACACATTACACCATTCTTATGGACATAATCAATCACTCCAAACCTCATCATGTATTGGTAGAAAAACCACTCTGCACCACTGTTTCTCATTGCAAACAGGTTTGTTTCTCTTGTCTTACTTTCTTTAAATTGTTTTCTGCTTTCGGGAAAATGAATGGTCTTCATGGAAAAAAAGGTTTTGTAATTCTTATATCTTGTTTGTGCTCCTGCTTCTCATCAAGAATTGGGATATGGCGTTTGCCTTTACTGTGATTATGTGCAATGCAATTTCGATATTAGCTGTTGGATTCCTTGAATAATAAAGTATTCTGAAAAAATGAGAAACTGTTTCATTGGCAAATAAGTAGTTTATTGTTATAATGTGATGTCTTAtcaggtttttttttttttgttaaccaTGTTATTGATGTGAAGTATCTACCGACTTTCCCTATGACTAATATCCATCGGAGAATCTGACTGGCTACCTTTAGTGGGGTCTCCCACCTAACCACcttttgtaattttgttggATGTCTTACCAGGGTTTTAAAAAAAGGTCACTGACATCAAGGCTTTTAATGTGTTCACAACTGCTACATGTTGTGATTTAAAATCTTGGTCTTACCATTGGCTGGGAGAGGTCATGAATGACCTTGAGCAACCTGTACTCTTTTTGCACTTAGTTATAAACATACTTATTGTAATGTCAATGGGAATAACACAAACCAGTCTCTCAGTACGTTCCTCGTTAGTGAACGTGCAGGATATATTGCATAATGCGGttgtttttttatacaaaatatatgtatttagaAGTCTTGATTAGGTTTGTGCTGTTAGTTCTTCTGATAAGTATTTGGTAATTGTCAAATTTATTTCCTTTATGTGTTTGGATTAGGTTGTCTGTGCTGCTCGGAAGAGACCGGATATATTGGTGCAGGTTGGACTGGAATATAGATACATGCCACCTGTTGCAAAACTGATAGAAATAGTGAAGGGAGGAAGCCTTGGACATGTTAGAATGGTAGCGATTCGGGAGCACCGGTTTCCTTTCTTGGTTAAGGTTAGATTTTATACCAGTTGAGGTTATACATTACATGTTTTGGTTTTAGTATTGAATAAACTGAAAGAATGATCTTGGTCATAGGTGAACAATTGGAATCGGTTCAATGTTAACTCAGGGGGAACTCTGGTAGAGAAATGTTGCCACTTTTTCGATCTCATGAGACTCTTTGCTGGTGCAAATCCTGTTCGCGTCATGGCTTCTGGTGCTATTGATGTTAATCACAAGGATGAAATATATGATGGAAAGGTGAGGCAGGCACTTGTAGTAGTTACAATGAGACCAagcttcaattataaatctttgTGGTAGTGTGTATGATAATCCATAATTAATACTGATTTTAATGTCTGTATATTATAACATACTTTATCTAGCAAATGGAATATGCACCAAGCTTGGTTTCAAACTTAATACTCTTACTTTGTGCAGGTGCCAGATATTATTGACAATGCATATGTTATAGTTGAATTTGACAACGGTTCTCGAGGTATGCTTGACCTTTGTATGTTCGCTGAAGGGAGTAAAAATGAACAAGAAATATCTGTTGTTGGTGATATTGGAAAGGTAAAACTCTTACAAtctttaaatgtatttttgtgGTACCTACCTAATGATGATACACTTGAGGTTGATAAACTATGCTTTCAATGATTCAAAACTATACTAAACATGCAAGATGCGACCTGTATTTCTTGCATGAGTTTCTTTAGTGCATAAATGCCAAGATAGTAACTATGCTTTGCATCCacatttaaacatatttttttaacaggGAGAGGCCTTTGTTCCCGAGAGTGTTGTCCTGTTTGGAACACGCGAGGCAGGACGAGATGGTGTCCAGAGTTTGAAAGCTGAAGATCCTCGGATAAAGTGGGCACCTTTTATTTCTGTTAAATATTCCATCAAAATTAACTAAGCTTTTAGATGGTGAAGTGAAATTAAAGTTGATCTTATTACAATGAAAATTCTCgtgtgattttgattttttgtttttgatttttgggGTCTACAGATATGACGGGTTACACCATGGGTCTAGCTATCTTGAACATCTTAACTTCTTGGGTGCAATTAGAGATAAAGGTGAAAAGGCTCTTGCTGTGGATCTTCAAGATGGATTAATATCTGTTGCTATTGGAGTTGCAGCACAACTTTCCATAGAAAATGGTCGATTTGTTACTATTGAGGAAGTTATGGATGTGCTTGAAGTTTGAGGATGTTTGAACTCTCTCTATTGTGTTATTTGATATAGCCATATATATAGGGATGCTATCTTTGTTATCACTGCCCTACTTAATAGAACAAGTAATAAGTAGTTTGTCAAATTTACATTTCTTCCACCTAAATCTTAGTCCATCAATAATtgcaaaaatatcaattttcatattcttttcttttctttggaAATGGATGTGATGCCTGTGTAGACTGTTGTTCTACATGTATAATATTCGTAGAAGCATTTTACATTGTAATAGTAAGATTTTACTGAAAAGTTGAAACCAGAGTTTAGGATTTGGAGGTAGAGTTTGTGATCAGTGcgacagaaagaacaaaaaaaatttgtttggattGAAGGGTAGCTCTACAGGTTGCAATTGAGAATAATATGACCCAATTATGCTACCCGtttcaaattaatttcaaaaagtAGCACAGTCCACTGATAAATTTTTACACCattgcaattttttttgttttttatttaaatattctttttttaaaaaaaaaaatcactaaaatACTCcctcattcaaaaatatatatcaaaatgttctatttttttactGTAGGACGTATGACCtcctaaaagtgaaaaaaatacaatatattaatatatattttttaatatggaatattttaatgacttaaaaaaaatatttaaataaaaaacccgtaatttatagataaaaaatacAGATTTACATGTTAGTTAATACTAGTATATACCTTTCTTCACTCAATTcaatatttacttttattttggaCTCAATTgtatatttactttaaaaatgttCATTAAAATGGAATTGAGTCATGAATAATCAatcattttctaaattttactAAATTCGGTACAGTTCATTGAAAAATTTGGTAATATTCTGGCTACTGATATCTTGTCCATCGCAATCATTTAAGCCAGAAACAAAAACTTTAACCAGAAATTACAAGAAAGAAAATGCAGAAGAAAATGGAAAGAAAGGAATTTTGAAGCtgaaaaacaacaaacaaattattttaattggatTTGAATAAAACATACAGAATTGTTGATGGACAAAATTATTGAAACTTAATAAAGTCACCAACAAGTTCCACTAAAAATCCAAGAGCGAGTGTTTGTGTTGGTGATGATTCCATAGTGTGACGAGTACATTCAAAATTCTTAACCTATCTATCTATGCTTCCGATCTCTCGTTCCTCTTGACTGTCTTCCTTCCTCCTCCTGCGGCGGAGGAGACGGCACATACCGAGACGGCCTCCGTTTGAAATGCCGCtcgtcttcgtcttcgtcatcGCTACTCTCATACTCCTCGATAACGTCGTTGCTTTTCCTCGACAGATGCGCAGTGGAAGGTGCTGCCGAGGCACTGGAAATGGCGGCGGATGATTCCGTTACGCTGACCTTTCTCTTCTTAGAACCACCTTCCTCTTCGAAAGGAAAGCTTATCCGAGAGAAGACGCTAGCCTTCTGCTTTCGATCCGCAGCAGCAGCTGCTGCTGCGGCCGCCGACGCCGTAGGTTGCGCTGCGTTCGATGATGATTTGGTAACTGGTTCTGATGATTTCCTGGATGAGGATTTGGCAACTGGTTCTGACGATTTCCTAGATTTGGTAACTGGTTCTGACGATTTCCCGGATGAGGCTTCGGTTCGGTGATGACGGCGGTGCTGGTGACGGTCGTGCTCGTAATCGCGATCTCTGTCATCGCGTTGGCGTTCGGAGTGGTGATCTGATTTTCGTTTGGCCGGACGTGGTGGCTCTAGCTCGCGCTGAGTTCGATCTGGCGGCGGCCGTTCCGAACGGTGGTGGTGATGGTGGTAATCGCTACCAGAAGGCGGTGGAATCGGTTTCTGCACAAAAATGTAAAAGCCCAACTGTTAGGCCCATTAAGTCCATAATAATCNNNNNNNNNNNNNNNNNNNNNNNNNNNNNNNNNNNNNNNNNNNNNNNNNNNNNNNNNNNNNNNNNNNNNNNNNNNNNNNNNNNNNNNNNNNNNNNNNNNNNNNNNNNNNNNNNNNNNNNNNNNNNNNNNNNNNNNNNNNNNNNNNNNNNNNNNNNNNNNNNNNNNNNNNNNNNNNNNNNNNNNNNNNNNNNNNNNNNNNNNNNNNNNNNNNNNNNNNNNNNNNNNNNNNNNNNNNNNNNNNNNNNNNNNNNNNNNNNNNNNNNNNNNNNNNNNNNNNNNNNNNNNNNNNNNNNNNNNNNNNNNNNNNNNNNNNNNNNNNNNNNNNNNNNNNNNNNNNNNNNNNNNNNNNNNNNNNNNNNNNNNNNNNNNNNNNNNNNNNNNNNNNNNNNNNNNNNNNNNNNNNNNNNNNNNNNNNNNNNNNNNNNNNNNNNNNNNNNNNNNNNNNNNNNNNNNNNNNNNNNNNNNNNNNNNNNNNNNNNNNNNNNNNNNNNNNNNNNNNNNNNNNNNNNNNNNNNNNNNNNNNNNNNNNNNNNNNNNNNNNNNNNNNNNNNNNNNNNNNNNNNNNNNNNNNNNNNNNNNNNNNNNNNNNNCCGctctttataaatttaattgaccCGTTATTTACCCCCATTAacttataaaaatgaattttatataagttttaacgatatttaataaaaatccATTATTTTGTCACATAccacatttttttaagaataattataaattaatagtgTGACAAGAGATCTTTCATGTCAGGGACAAAAAATTCTGTAACATCAAAACATCTTTAGAAAACACAATAGGACACTACTTTTGTGTAATCACAAGACCTGATTATAATgcagttaattaaaaaaagcaAGATGAATATATACTTTTTGCTCCAACCCCAAAATCTAGATGCAATCGTTTTTATAATAAGTTAGATTTGAATGCTCCCTGTCGAGTCTTCTAAAAATGCACACGTTGCATGTTGATTTTGGCTTAGATCCAGCTATTTTCTTAATAATCGAGTTTACAAAAAGATTAGGTTCATTCATCCTAAAAATCATACAAGTAACCAAACAtaactatgtttttttttttacgcaACATAACTAATGATTAACGCCCCGGGTTCGGTCGGTGTCAGTagataatttcaattatttgttttacGCAAGAATTCACCTTAGTCAAAGAAATCTGTGGAGCTAAAGAATCACGCCTTTACTCCAAGTTACCCAATCCTACGTGCCTCTCAAcactatttataattaaattcagtttttttaaaataaaaatattattctaacaAATAATGGAGCGTTTGTTACCCGTCGCATGTTGGATTTATGATacgaaaaataaaaatgatgcatcaatctatataaaaaaaattggggtGCATTAAGGTACCCCAGGCTTTCTGCTAATACAGAGAGTTGTTAGACAATAATAATGTATGCCACATGATACTTTAGCTGCCATTTGAATGAGAATCTTAAGTAAAATCCCCCACTGGCATCATTATATGAAAATTCCAAGAAGACCCACATTCCAGAAATTTGTTATTACACACATGCTACCcaactaaatttaaaatcaaacaatCCAAAATTTTTAGGAATCTCAAACTTGATGAACCAATTTATTCCACCCTCTTCAGAAAACATTAATTACCATCAGGACAAACCAAATGCAGAAGAAATCAACAACCATGATCTTGAAAGAATCAACAAAAACTTGTCACTTCACCCAATTAGTGTCCAAAGACAAAATGCTTCAAAAATCTAAGGTGCTAAAATATAGTCCTTCCGACACTGGACCAGTGGAGATTTAATCACAGCACTGAACCATTATTATATGCAGCTATATCATTATCATCATTTTCTTTCAACTCACTTTAAAccaattgttgttgttgaccATAAAATAATGGCGAGACAAATAGGCATCGTTCCCTCAACCATTTCATGATCAACCAGAGTATCACTTGATAAACAAATCTTTTTATCAATATACGAAACCAGAGTATCACTTGATAAACAAGTCTTTTTATCAATAAATGAAACCAGAAGAACTAATTGCCAAAGAATACTATAATTAGTCgaacaaaaataacaaataggATTATGTAGTGCAATCAATGTTCTTCTGTATGCTTGAGGTTTCTGGGGAAACTTTTGGTAGAAAAACCACAAAAAGTAAAAGGCGCATAAAAGTCCACAGAGAAAGAGAGCAAAATTAAGACAATAAAAAGCACATACAgtttttgattttattgaagATACATCCCCAACACTGCTCACTTCCCTACCAAACTCTCGATCCTTGGATAAGTCCCTGTTCcattaaagaaataaattcattaaaacACTGAGAAAAAAGAAACTATACATAGTTCAGTCCATGCACTACATACAATTACATGCAAAAAGAACCATGATAACATTGCACAATTAATAAACTTGGCAACAAAATCCACTAGGTAAAGAACCATGTTTGCAATTATTGAACCAAAAACTATGTCAAGAGGGGGAAAAGGCCAGTAATAAATTATCTCTAGGAATAATAAATTTCCAGATAAAATCCCAATATGTCTTGTATGTTTCCATTTTTCAGCAGTACAAAATCTAACGAACTTCTCAAACAAACATAACAGAAACACGACAAAACCATCCAAGAGAAGTTCAATTTGTACCTCTCATTTTCACGCTTCCTCCTCAACTCGGATTTTCGAGCTTCGAACTCCTCTCTACTCATAGCTGGAGGTGGAATGTTCATCCCCATACTGAACTCAGCAAGATTCCTAAACACAgtcataattattatattacaatataaaaattCTTGAGAAATGTATCAACATATAGTCAGACAAACAAGCAACCACGTCTACTAATGGTGGTTACTCTGCGAACTTCAAATCCCTTCCTCAGCATCAAGAAGACATAATGCTGTGTTATGTGTGTGTGAGAGGGAGAGAGAAGCTAGTCGGTAAGTGCTGAAGTTTAAATTTGAACAACATAAAATTGCTTACCCATGAGGCGGAGGCGGCATAGGAGGCATCAGGTAACCTTGCATGCCAAATGGGTCATGAGGCAGACCACCCACAAATGGCATGTCATAGGGGCCTAGACCATAACCCATCATATGCATTGGCGGACCAGCATATGGTGCCATAAATCCATCCATACAAGGTTGCATGCCATTCCAGTATGGATTATAGCCGCCAGGAGGTGGACCCATTGGCATCATATAGGTCTCAGCCCCAAGATCATGTGGGGCTTTCCATTGAAAATCTGCATGATAAGCAAAAATTATTTGCAATTACTATCCAGTTAAAGCCTTTGTATTTCAGTCCACTAAATGCAGCGCTATACAAAACCAGATCcaggatttttatttttacagtttgAGATAAATGTCAGACAAAATAGTAGATTTACCATTTGCAGGCATACggactttcttctttttctttttctttc contains:
- the LOC101488355 gene encoding uncharacterized protein, which produces MPIRSLIEVEPPSPLRYLIGAAVMMIGVVLPVGYMMFRNKRVPSSSSYTKQT
- the LOC101515374 gene encoding uncharacterized protein isoform X1 → MPIRSLIEVEPPSPLRYLIGAAVMMIGVVLPVGYMMFRNKRVPSSSSYTKQTNKVLI
- the LOC101488679 gene encoding uncharacterized protein, with the protein product MESGRRVVKYGIIGVGMMGREHLINLYHLRSEAVAVVAIADPHLPSQQLALNLAQSFHWPLKVFSGHQELLDSGLCDVLVVSTPNMTHYTILMDIINHSKPHHVLVEKPLCTTVSHCKQVVCAARKRPDILVQVGLEYRYMPPVAKLIEIVKGGSLGHVRMVAIREHRFPFLVKVNNWNRFNVNSGGTLVEKCCHFFDLMRLFAGANPVRVMASGAIDVNHKDEIYDGKVPDIIDNAYVIVEFDNGSRGMLDLCMFAEGSKNEQEISVVGDIGKGEAFVPESVVLFGTREAGRDGVQSLKAEDPRIKYDGLHHGSSYLEHLNFLGAIRDKGEKALAVDLQDGLISVAIGVAAQLSIENGRFVTIEEVMDVLEV
- the LOC101489018 gene encoding E3 ubiquitin ligase PQT3-like isoform X2 translates to MSAMKYPEDSDWDEFGNDLYSIPDQLPVQSSNLIPEAPPPTNNVDEDSKIKALIDTPALDWQNQSSDFGPGRGFGRGMGGRMGGGRGFGLERKTPPQGYVCHRCKVPGHFIQHCPTNGDPNYDIKRVKQPTGIPRSMLMVNPQGSYALPNGSVAVLKPNEAAFEKEIEGLPSTRSVGDLPPELHCPLCSNVMKDAVLTSKCCFKSFCDKCIRDYIISKSMCVCGAMNILADDLLPNKTLRDTINRILESGNSSTENAGSTFQIQDMESARCPQPKIPSPTSSAASKGELKISPVNDGTSNIQDAADERKAVSAPQQASEHVKMPRAGDVSEATHESMSVKEPAPQGSAPVVEEEVQQKLVPTEAGKKKKKKKVRMPANDFQWKAPHDLGAETYMMPMGPPPGGYNPYWNGMQPCMDGFMAPYAGPPMHMMGYGLGPYDMPFVGGLPHDPFGMQGYLMPPMPPPPHGNLAEFSMGMNIPPPAMSREEFEARKSELRRKRENERDLSKDREFGREVSSVGDVSSIKSKTKPIPPPSGSDYHHHHHRSERPPPDRTQRELEPPRPAKRKSDHHSERQRDDRDRDYEHDRHQHRRHHRTEASSGKSSEPVTKSRKSSEPVAKSSSRKSSEPVTKSSSNAAQPTASAAAAAAAAADRKQKASVFSRISFPFEEEGGSKKRKVSVTESSAAISSASAAPSTAHLSRKSNDVIEEYESSDDEDEDERHFKRRPSRYVPSPPPQEEEGRQSRGTRDRKHR